The following are encoded in a window of Myxocyprinus asiaticus isolate MX2 ecotype Aquarium Trade chromosome 17, UBuf_Myxa_2, whole genome shotgun sequence genomic DNA:
- the LOC127454725 gene encoding tonsoku-like protein isoform X3, whose protein sequence is MASAKEIKQLQKAKSKAQSSNNLKEEASLCNQLGEVYAKTGSVSQRELSEMKARLLLNLGCVYDGLKEPQRCSDHIRHSIYIAEKNNFLEDLYRANFNLGSIHFRNGQHSRAMRCFEQSKECARKMKDKFSESECFHSIGKILLHLGDFAAARRSLKKAFFLGSQQPADREAVKKDFKHAIRGCQLEQAASEVTEKFSHEAMDLSEQMGDLFCKVSCYRKALEAYQTQLACAEALGKPARELAVIHVSLAATYTDLRQHPRAVEHYRQELQLRQGNPKEECETWLNIAGCQEEMGESVEKIDASYTAALSCAEKSRLNKLQRRVLRVWLQAQRRSGSSQCDDTEARLQELCERDGRSLEDSEEEEEEEEVENSEPLEDSDIQYSESDDDLEGYDKIVTGKRKTQRWNRRNEKGETVLHRACIEGNLKQVQYLVEQGHPVNLRDYCGWTPLHEACNYGHREIVALLLERGANINDPGGRNCEGVTPLHDTLNCGHFTVAQLLIQRGASVTVRNSKGHTPLDTLQQWFKNYSRELDQETKQECLETEKLLKRALSGDVSFVSVAPRQQRELQDSQLFDAECSEPLLQQVEVPPLPQRNLPHCTATSRAPKNSAPRHRSSSGPARQPRGMEADVLYGNDSSSSDYSDSDCTISPLHPVRPRQRSPVAQSPQEVPPSQEVPSIYGIKEAVLRSQTESGRIEYQKVMQNLGSAKSRLISQSLSEPAFTSTPAVSANSRSALVPEDEYLADDWLEDDLMDVQPKKKRRVSEHKIPTQNNFSVSNEASPRVQSSSSRGLSLNKGANKSRQVKMNQLPGMVMLDRREVSRSQSPVTTQEPDPIHDPVPPTHQPLTVFQNRTAHVPVPIRMRVRVQDNVFLIPVPHSEADSCTVAWLCEQAAQRYYQKCGLLPCLSLQKEGALLLPTDPLLAVLHTNEEVLAEVCSWDLPPLPERYRKASQSLGVEENKRVSRLCEVQDSSSCVNVCGLSLSPASLAPLLRALKLQANLTELHISANRLNNDLLPELMSAAATMPRLRVLDISANQITGEGLKKATDTIEGRSQPAFPCLEELNFSMNPLGDGWAQALASLLSACPLLSTLSLQACGISARFLQQHRLLLANAMACTGNLKSVCLSYNALGSTGFELVLKTLPMNCIKNLQLSALCRGPSDQPALEILTKLLKQGDCPLVHLSLAGNGLTDHSMLSLASCLPFCHSLESLDLSANPAVTSAGFQSLLNALMEAQRPLTHLNLQGCQVSGPWGDLCLDSLSDYIQDLRLCSQSLNKLDQQALQQSWRQRTEPVHIFSCNSKCLLSITAASR, encoded by the exons GTTCTGTATCACAGCGAGAGCTCAGTGAGATGAAGGCACGTCTGCTGTTGAATCTGGGCTGTGTGTATGATGGACTGAAAGAACCACAGCGTTGCAGTGACCACATCAGACACAGCATCTACATTGCGGA GAAGAACAACTTTCTGGAAGATCTTTATCGTGCAAACTTCAACCTGGGCAGCATTCACTTCCGAAACGGACAGCACTCACGGGCCATGCGCTGTTTTGAGCAATCTAAAGAATGTGCTCGCAAAATGAAGGACAAATTCAGTGAGAGCGAATGTTTCCACAGCATCGGCAAG ATATTGCTTCATCTGGGTGACTTTGCAGCAGCGCGGCGCTCTCTAAAGAAAGCGTTCTTTCTGGGCTCTCAGCAGCCTGCAGATCGTGAAGCCGTCAAGAAAGATTTTAAACATG CGATCCGTGGCTGTCAGTTGGAGCAGGCGGCATCTGAAGTGACTGAAAAGTTTTCTCATGAGGCCATGGATCTGTCAGAGCAGATGGGTGATCTCTTCTGTAAAGTGAGCTGCTACAGGAAAGCTCTGGAGGCTTATCAGACACAA CTGGCGTGTGCAGAGGCTTTAGGAAAGCCGGCTCGTGAGTTAGCTGTCATACACGTGTCACTGGCAGCCACATACACAGACTTGCGACAACATCCCAGAGCTGTTGAACATTACAGACAAGAACTACAGCTGAGACAGGGCAACCCCAAAGAG gagTGTGAGACATGGCTGAACATCGCAGGTTGTCAGGAAGAGATGGGAGAGTCAGTGGAGAAGATAGATGCCAGTTACACTGCTGCTCTGAGCTGCGCTGAGAAATCACGACTAAACAAACTACAA aggcgGGTCTTGAGGGTGTGGTTACAGGCCCAGCGGCGCAGCGGCTCCTCGCAGTGTGACGACACAGAAGCACGACTTCAGGAACTGTGTGAGAGAGATGGTCGGAGTCTGGAGGacagtgaagaggaggaggaagaagaggaagtgGAGAACAGCGAACCTCTAGAGGACAGTGACATCCAGTACTCTGAGTCTG ATGATGATCTGGAGGGCTATGACAAGATCGTTACGGGCAAGAGGAAGACTCAGAGG TGGAACCGACGGAATGAGAAAGGGGAGACAGTTCTTCACAGAGCCTGTATAGAGGGAAACCTGAAGCAAGTCCAGTACCTGGTGGAACAG GGTCACCCTGTTAATCTCAGGGATTACTGCGGGTGGACGCCTTTGCATGAAGCCTGTAACTATGGTCATCGAG AGATTGTAGCCTTACTGTTAGAACGTGGAGCGAATATAAACGACCCCGGCGGTCGAAACTGTGAGGGCGTTACACCCCTTCACGACACCCTAAACTGCGGCCACTTCACCGTCGCTCAACTGCTGATACAGAGGGGAGCGTCGGTCACCGTTCGCAATAGCAAG GGACACACTCCTCTGGACACTCTGCAACAATGGTTTAAGAACTATAGCCGAGAATTGGACCAGGAGACAAAGCAGGAGTGTCTGGAGACTGAGAAACTTTTAAAGAGAGCACTGTCAGGGGATG TCTCTTTTGTGTCAGTGGCTCCACGCCAGCAGAGGGAGCTACAGGACAGTCAGCTCTTTGATGCTGAGTGTTCAGAACCACTTCTACAGCAGGTTGAGGTGCCTCCCTTGCCTCAGCGGAATCTTCCCCACTGTACTGCCACCAGCCGTGCTCCAAAAAACTCTGCTCCAAGACACAGGAGCAGCTCCGGCCCAGCCCGCCAGCCGAGAGGGATGGAAGCAGATGTTCTGTATGGG AATGATAGCAGCTCCTCCGATTATTCCGACTCTGATTGCACAATAAGCCCTTTGCACCCCGTTCGTCCTAGACAACGTTCCCCAGTCGCCCAGTCCCCACAGGAAGTCCCACCCAGCCAGGAAGTGCCCTCCATATATGGCATCAAAGAGGCTGTGTTACGCTCCCAGACTGAATCGGGTAGAATAGAGTACCAAAAGGTCATGCAAAACCTGGGTAGTGCCAAATCCCGCCTCATCTCTCAGAGCCTTTCAGAGCCGGCCTTTACCAGCACTCCAGCTGTGTCGGCCAATAGCAGATCGGCGTTGGTCCCTGAGGACGAGTATCTGGCAGACGATTGGCTGGAGGATGACCTGATGGATGTTCAGCCCAAGAAGAAACGGAGAGTGTCTGAGCATAAAATCCCTActcaaaataatttctctgtaTCTAACGAAGCGTCTCCAAGAG TTCAGAGTTCATCCAGCAGGGGGCTGTCTCTTAATAAAGGAGCCAATAAGTCTCGACAGGTGAAGATGAATCAATTGCCTGGCATGGTGATGCTGGATAGAAGAGAGGTCAGCAGGTCACAGAGCCCCGTCACGACCCAAGAACCTGACCCTATTCATGACCCTGTACCTCCTACACATCAGCCATTG ACAGTATTTCAGAACAGAACAGCCCATGTGCCTGTACCAATCAGAATGAGGGTCAGAGTTCAAGATAATGTCTTCTTGATTCCTGTTCCACACag TGAAGCAGACTCCTGTACAGTGGCGTGGTTGTGTGAACAGGCTGCTCAGCGTTACTATCAGAAGTGTGGATTACTGCCATGCCTCTCCCTGCAGAAAGAGGGCGCCCTCCTCTTACCCACTGATCCACTGCTGGCTGTGCTGCACACAAATGAAGAG GTTCTTGCTGAGGTGTGTTCATGGGATCTTCCTCCTCTCCCTGAGCGCTACAGAAAAGCCAGTCAGAGTCTTGGAGTGG aaGAGAACAAGCGTGTATCTCGTTTGTGTGAGGTgcaggacagcagctcttgtgtGAATGTTTGTGGACTCAGTTTGTCTCCAGCGTCTCTGGCTCCTCTCCTCCGAGCTTTAAAACTACAGGCCAACCTCACTGAACTCCACATTTCTGCCAACCGTCTGAACAATGACCTCCTTCCAGAACTGATGTCTGCTGCTGCCACAATGCCCAGGCTACGGGTTTTAGACatatcagccaatcagatcacTGGAGAGGGCCTCAAAAAAGCAACAGACACCATTGAGGGGCGGAGTCAACCTGCTTTTCCT TGTCTCGAGGAATTGAATTTCAGTATGAATCCTCTGGGTGATGGATGGGCACAAGCACTGGCAAGTCTTCTGTCCGCCTGTCCCCTGCTCTCCACTCTGTCCCTGCAAGCCTGTGGCATATCAGCACGCTTCCTTCAGCAACACCGTCTCCTATTGGCTAACGCCATGGCCT GCACTGGGAACCTGAAGTCAGTGTGTCTCTCCTACAATGCACTGGGCTCCACTGGTTTTGAGCTTGTGTTGAAGACATTACCAATGAACTGTATCAAAAACCTTCAGCTGTCTGCACTATGTAGAGGTCCATCCGACCAGCCTGCCCTGGAAATCCTCACTAAACTCCTTAAACAG GGTGACTGTCCGCTCGTGCATTTAAGTCTTGCTGGAAACGGCCTGACGGACCACAGCATGCTTTCTCTTGCCAG TTGTCTTCCATTCTGTCATTCCCTGGAATCTTTGGACCTGTCGGCCAACCCTGCTGTGACCTCAGCCGGGTTTCAAAGTCTCCTTAACGCCCTCATGGAGGCCCAGCGACCTTTGACACATCTCAATCTTCAAG GTTGTCAGGTATCTGGCCCATGGGGTGATCTGTGTTTGGACAGCTTGTCTGATTATATTCAGGATCTGCGACTGTGTTCTCAAAGTCTGAATAAACTGGACCAACAGGCACTGCAACAGAGCTGGAGACAGAGAACCGAACCCGTGCACATCTTCTCTTGCAACTCCAAATGCTTGCTGAGCATTACTGCAGCCTCTCGCTAA
- the LOC127454725 gene encoding tonsoku-like protein isoform X1, which translates to MASAKEIKQLQKAKSKAQSSNNLKEEASLCNQLGEVYAKTGNYHAAIEEHRQELALSEILHDVIGSAVANRKIGECYAELGNIEAALKHQRLHLNLARSVNDAAEEQRALATIGRTYLFLFDSDQSRDSLKHAEDAFKKSLAIVDERLEGSVSQRELSEMKARLLLNLGCVYDGLKEPQRCSDHIRHSIYIAEKNNFLEDLYRANFNLGSIHFRNGQHSRAMRCFEQSKECARKMKDKFSESECFHSIGKILLHLGDFAAARRSLKKAFFLGSQQPADREAVKKDFKHAIRGCQLEQAASEVTEKFSHEAMDLSEQMGDLFCKVSCYRKALEAYQTQLACAEALGKPARELAVIHVSLAATYTDLRQHPRAVEHYRQELQLRQGNPKEECETWLNIAGCQEEMGESVEKIDASYTAALSCAEKSRLNKLQRRVLRVWLQAQRRSGSSQCDDTEARLQELCERDGRSLEDSEEEEEEEEVENSEPLEDSDIQYSESDDDLEGYDKIVTGKRKTQRWNRRNEKGETVLHRACIEGNLKQVQYLVEQGHPVNLRDYCGWTPLHEACNYGHREIVALLLERGANINDPGGRNCEGVTPLHDTLNCGHFTVAQLLIQRGASVTVRNSKGHTPLDTLQQWFKNYSRELDQETKQECLETEKLLKRALSGDVSFVSVAPRQQRELQDSQLFDAECSEPLLQQVEVPPLPQRNLPHCTATSRAPKNSAPRHRSSSGPARQPRGMEADVLYGNDSSSSDYSDSDCTISPLHPVRPRQRSPVAQSPQEVPPSQEVPSIYGIKEAVLRSQTESGRIEYQKVMQNLGSAKSRLISQSLSEPAFTSTPAVSANSRSALVPEDEYLADDWLEDDLMDVQPKKKRRVSEHKIPTQNNFSVSNEASPRVQSSSSRGLSLNKGANKSRQVKMNQLPGMVMLDRREVSRSQSPVTTQEPDPIHDPVPPTHQPLTVFQNRTAHVPVPIRMRVRVQDNVFLIPVPHSEADSCTVAWLCEQAAQRYYQKCGLLPCLSLQKEGALLLPTDPLLAVLHTNEEVLAEVCSWDLPPLPERYRKASQSLGVEENKRVSRLCEVQDSSSCVNVCGLSLSPASLAPLLRALKLQANLTELHISANRLNNDLLPELMSAAATMPRLRVLDISANQITGEGLKKATDTIEGRSQPAFPCLEELNFSMNPLGDGWAQALASLLSACPLLSTLSLQACGISARFLQQHRLLLANAMACTGNLKSVCLSYNALGSTGFELVLKTLPMNCIKNLQLSALCRGPSDQPALEILTKLLKQGDCPLVHLSLAGNGLTDHSMLSLASCLPFCHSLESLDLSANPAVTSAGFQSLLNALMEAQRPLTHLNLQGCQVSGPWGDLCLDSLSDYIQDLRLCSQSLNKLDQQALQQSWRQRTEPVHIFSCNSKCLLSITAASR; encoded by the exons GTAACTATCATGCTGCTATAGAAGAGCATCGTCAGGAATTGGCCCTGTCTGAGATTTTACACGATGTGATTGGTTCAGCTGTGGCGAATAGGAAGATTGGAGAATGTTATGCAGAACTGGGGAACATTGAAGCTGCTCTTAAG CACCAGCGGCTTCATTTGAATTTGGCTCGATCCGTCAATGATGCAGCAGAGGAGCAGAGAGCCCTGGCCACCATTGGACGCACGTACCTCTTCCTCTTTGATTCTGATCAATCACGAGACAGCTTAAAGCACGCCGAAGATGCCTTCAAGAAGAGTTTAGCCATCGTAGATGAGCGACTAGAAG GTTCTGTATCACAGCGAGAGCTCAGTGAGATGAAGGCACGTCTGCTGTTGAATCTGGGCTGTGTGTATGATGGACTGAAAGAACCACAGCGTTGCAGTGACCACATCAGACACAGCATCTACATTGCGGA GAAGAACAACTTTCTGGAAGATCTTTATCGTGCAAACTTCAACCTGGGCAGCATTCACTTCCGAAACGGACAGCACTCACGGGCCATGCGCTGTTTTGAGCAATCTAAAGAATGTGCTCGCAAAATGAAGGACAAATTCAGTGAGAGCGAATGTTTCCACAGCATCGGCAAG ATATTGCTTCATCTGGGTGACTTTGCAGCAGCGCGGCGCTCTCTAAAGAAAGCGTTCTTTCTGGGCTCTCAGCAGCCTGCAGATCGTGAAGCCGTCAAGAAAGATTTTAAACATG CGATCCGTGGCTGTCAGTTGGAGCAGGCGGCATCTGAAGTGACTGAAAAGTTTTCTCATGAGGCCATGGATCTGTCAGAGCAGATGGGTGATCTCTTCTGTAAAGTGAGCTGCTACAGGAAAGCTCTGGAGGCTTATCAGACACAA CTGGCGTGTGCAGAGGCTTTAGGAAAGCCGGCTCGTGAGTTAGCTGTCATACACGTGTCACTGGCAGCCACATACACAGACTTGCGACAACATCCCAGAGCTGTTGAACATTACAGACAAGAACTACAGCTGAGACAGGGCAACCCCAAAGAG gagTGTGAGACATGGCTGAACATCGCAGGTTGTCAGGAAGAGATGGGAGAGTCAGTGGAGAAGATAGATGCCAGTTACACTGCTGCTCTGAGCTGCGCTGAGAAATCACGACTAAACAAACTACAA aggcgGGTCTTGAGGGTGTGGTTACAGGCCCAGCGGCGCAGCGGCTCCTCGCAGTGTGACGACACAGAAGCACGACTTCAGGAACTGTGTGAGAGAGATGGTCGGAGTCTGGAGGacagtgaagaggaggaggaagaagaggaagtgGAGAACAGCGAACCTCTAGAGGACAGTGACATCCAGTACTCTGAGTCTG ATGATGATCTGGAGGGCTATGACAAGATCGTTACGGGCAAGAGGAAGACTCAGAGG TGGAACCGACGGAATGAGAAAGGGGAGACAGTTCTTCACAGAGCCTGTATAGAGGGAAACCTGAAGCAAGTCCAGTACCTGGTGGAACAG GGTCACCCTGTTAATCTCAGGGATTACTGCGGGTGGACGCCTTTGCATGAAGCCTGTAACTATGGTCATCGAG AGATTGTAGCCTTACTGTTAGAACGTGGAGCGAATATAAACGACCCCGGCGGTCGAAACTGTGAGGGCGTTACACCCCTTCACGACACCCTAAACTGCGGCCACTTCACCGTCGCTCAACTGCTGATACAGAGGGGAGCGTCGGTCACCGTTCGCAATAGCAAG GGACACACTCCTCTGGACACTCTGCAACAATGGTTTAAGAACTATAGCCGAGAATTGGACCAGGAGACAAAGCAGGAGTGTCTGGAGACTGAGAAACTTTTAAAGAGAGCACTGTCAGGGGATG TCTCTTTTGTGTCAGTGGCTCCACGCCAGCAGAGGGAGCTACAGGACAGTCAGCTCTTTGATGCTGAGTGTTCAGAACCACTTCTACAGCAGGTTGAGGTGCCTCCCTTGCCTCAGCGGAATCTTCCCCACTGTACTGCCACCAGCCGTGCTCCAAAAAACTCTGCTCCAAGACACAGGAGCAGCTCCGGCCCAGCCCGCCAGCCGAGAGGGATGGAAGCAGATGTTCTGTATGGG AATGATAGCAGCTCCTCCGATTATTCCGACTCTGATTGCACAATAAGCCCTTTGCACCCCGTTCGTCCTAGACAACGTTCCCCAGTCGCCCAGTCCCCACAGGAAGTCCCACCCAGCCAGGAAGTGCCCTCCATATATGGCATCAAAGAGGCTGTGTTACGCTCCCAGACTGAATCGGGTAGAATAGAGTACCAAAAGGTCATGCAAAACCTGGGTAGTGCCAAATCCCGCCTCATCTCTCAGAGCCTTTCAGAGCCGGCCTTTACCAGCACTCCAGCTGTGTCGGCCAATAGCAGATCGGCGTTGGTCCCTGAGGACGAGTATCTGGCAGACGATTGGCTGGAGGATGACCTGATGGATGTTCAGCCCAAGAAGAAACGGAGAGTGTCTGAGCATAAAATCCCTActcaaaataatttctctgtaTCTAACGAAGCGTCTCCAAGAG TTCAGAGTTCATCCAGCAGGGGGCTGTCTCTTAATAAAGGAGCCAATAAGTCTCGACAGGTGAAGATGAATCAATTGCCTGGCATGGTGATGCTGGATAGAAGAGAGGTCAGCAGGTCACAGAGCCCCGTCACGACCCAAGAACCTGACCCTATTCATGACCCTGTACCTCCTACACATCAGCCATTG ACAGTATTTCAGAACAGAACAGCCCATGTGCCTGTACCAATCAGAATGAGGGTCAGAGTTCAAGATAATGTCTTCTTGATTCCTGTTCCACACag TGAAGCAGACTCCTGTACAGTGGCGTGGTTGTGTGAACAGGCTGCTCAGCGTTACTATCAGAAGTGTGGATTACTGCCATGCCTCTCCCTGCAGAAAGAGGGCGCCCTCCTCTTACCCACTGATCCACTGCTGGCTGTGCTGCACACAAATGAAGAG GTTCTTGCTGAGGTGTGTTCATGGGATCTTCCTCCTCTCCCTGAGCGCTACAGAAAAGCCAGTCAGAGTCTTGGAGTGG aaGAGAACAAGCGTGTATCTCGTTTGTGTGAGGTgcaggacagcagctcttgtgtGAATGTTTGTGGACTCAGTTTGTCTCCAGCGTCTCTGGCTCCTCTCCTCCGAGCTTTAAAACTACAGGCCAACCTCACTGAACTCCACATTTCTGCCAACCGTCTGAACAATGACCTCCTTCCAGAACTGATGTCTGCTGCTGCCACAATGCCCAGGCTACGGGTTTTAGACatatcagccaatcagatcacTGGAGAGGGCCTCAAAAAAGCAACAGACACCATTGAGGGGCGGAGTCAACCTGCTTTTCCT TGTCTCGAGGAATTGAATTTCAGTATGAATCCTCTGGGTGATGGATGGGCACAAGCACTGGCAAGTCTTCTGTCCGCCTGTCCCCTGCTCTCCACTCTGTCCCTGCAAGCCTGTGGCATATCAGCACGCTTCCTTCAGCAACACCGTCTCCTATTGGCTAACGCCATGGCCT GCACTGGGAACCTGAAGTCAGTGTGTCTCTCCTACAATGCACTGGGCTCCACTGGTTTTGAGCTTGTGTTGAAGACATTACCAATGAACTGTATCAAAAACCTTCAGCTGTCTGCACTATGTAGAGGTCCATCCGACCAGCCTGCCCTGGAAATCCTCACTAAACTCCTTAAACAG GGTGACTGTCCGCTCGTGCATTTAAGTCTTGCTGGAAACGGCCTGACGGACCACAGCATGCTTTCTCTTGCCAG TTGTCTTCCATTCTGTCATTCCCTGGAATCTTTGGACCTGTCGGCCAACCCTGCTGTGACCTCAGCCGGGTTTCAAAGTCTCCTTAACGCCCTCATGGAGGCCCAGCGACCTTTGACACATCTCAATCTTCAAG GTTGTCAGGTATCTGGCCCATGGGGTGATCTGTGTTTGGACAGCTTGTCTGATTATATTCAGGATCTGCGACTGTGTTCTCAAAGTCTGAATAAACTGGACCAACAGGCACTGCAACAGAGCTGGAGACAGAGAACCGAACCCGTGCACATCTTCTCTTGCAACTCCAAATGCTTGCTGAGCATTACTGCAGCCTCTCGCTAA